GATGACATAGGTGCCGAAACAATCGGCAATCATCTCGGCCGAGATGTCACCGGTATGCGCACCGGACGGATTCTGATGGCAGTCCTGAGCGCCAATCGCCAGCGGGCTGTCGGTGCACAGCGCCGTCGCCACGTAGAGCAGCGTCGCCGGCGGGCAGATCAACGCTTCGACCTTGTCGGCCAGCGGCGAGCGAACACCCTCGGCGATCGTCTTGATCTGATCCAGGGAGGCACGCATGCCATTCATTTTCCAGTTTCCCGCCACAAGCGGGCGTACATCAGGTGTCATGCTGGCCTTCCACAATCTGCTTATGCCTTGGGCAATATCAAAAGCTTGCAGCAAAGAAAAGCATCATGCCCTTGACGTAAGGGGAATCTCTGCGATCCCGTGCATATTTCTGCCGAATATCGTCGGCTACAGCGCCGCGCGTCTTTTGAGACACGCAAAGGTAGCATTTTGAATTCATGCATCGTGCGTTCTAAAAATCGTCTCCGAATTTCCGACCGATGCGCTAGCGGGCAAGAATCCAGTTCACCACCCTGCGCCAGTCGATCATCCGGATCGGTGTCCCGTGATTGCCGGTCTGAAACAGCGTGAAACGCGCCGGATATTTTGCCTTGTGCAGGCTTTCGAACAGCGCCTGCTGGTCGGAGGCGGCATAGACCGGGTCGCGGCTGCCATGGGCGAACCAGAGCGGCAGCTTTGCCTTGTAGAAGGCGCTCCTGGTGAAATCGGGATCGGTGACTCCGCTCATGATCAGCATGCCCTTCAGCCGCTTGACGCTGTCACCATCGCGCGCAATGCCCCAGCAGACCTGGCTGCCCATCGAGGCGCAGGAAAGGATGATCGGCCGGCCGGGCGATTTCGCGCTGGCATAGCGGATGAGGCCGGCGATCGCCGCAACGCCGCTGCTGTCGAAGCCTTTGACCGTCGGAGAATAATAAACGCCGCCATTGCCGGCGACGAGGTTCTTCAGCCGGTTGAAATTGCCGCCGAAGCTGTAGTCGTTGGCGCCGAGCCGCCGGTCGCCGTCGCGCCCATGGATGAAAATCACCGTG
This Rhizobium brockwellii DNA region includes the following protein-coding sequences:
- a CDS encoding phospholipase; this encodes MRMSTSHCTIFTAIAAFFLSAAILSAVGPAQAADALPPFKDDLFSKQAVLQTGDDGAFEVIDYDEMRDINGRDQIPQKRVQQKYVALGIRKVQADETLSLDGIKLDVTRVGPVGNAAFTVIFIHGRDGDRRLGANDYSFGGNFNRLKNLVAGNGGVYYSPTVKGFDSSGVAAIAGLIRYASAKSPGRPIILSCASMGSQVCWGIARDGDSVKRLKGMLIMSGVTDPDFTRSAFYKAKLPLWFAHGSRDPVYAASDQQALFESLHKAKYPARFTLFQTGNHGTPIRMIDWRRVVNWILAR